ATCTGCGCGATCGCGTGCTCGCGGTATGCCGGGAAGATGGTGTCCTGCGGCTCGGCCGCGCGACCGAGACCGACCTGGCAGCCCTCCTGCCCCACACTGGGCACCCACAGTGCGAGCTGCCCCTGCCGCTGCAGGTGCGTGCACTCGGTGTCGAAGGCACGGGTCGAGACCATGTCGCGGTACCACTGCTTGAAGTCGTCGAGCCCCACGGACGCGAGCTCGTCGGCGAATTCGGCCGCGGAGGCCGAGGGCGCGTAATCGCCCGCCTCGTCGAGGAAGCGGATCGGCTCGGGATCCGCCCCACCGTGCAGCGGGCCGTAGGTCGTGTGTTCGCTCATCCCGACCCAGTGTAATGAGCGCCCCCGACACTGCGCGGATATATCGCGGCATGGGGCGGTTCGCGATCCCCGAGGTCCGCCCGCCCTCTCCCTTCCTGTGGTCGAGGTGACGCTTACAGCCCCTGCTCGCGCCGGCCAAGGGCAAGACGCGTCATCTCGATCGAGGCCGGTCTGCCGCTCAGTCGCCTCAGCCGGCCAGGAACCCGCGCACCACGCGCAGCACCTCGTCGAGGCTCTCCGCCTCGCCGGCCGAGATGCGGACGCCGTGGCCCGCGAACGGGCGCACCAGGGTGCCGGCCTCGGCGAAGGCGGCGGCGAGCGCCTGCGAGTCGCCAATCCCGCCGCGCTCGCCCCCCTCTGGGATCCACACGAAATTGCCCTGGGCCTCCGGCACGGCAAGCCCCAGCTCGCGCAGGCCCGCGGCGAGCGCGTCTCGGCGCCGCACGATCTCCGCGATCCGCTCCGCGTGCACCGTGCGGGCCTCGGGCGTCAGCGAGGCAAGGGCCGCGCTCTCGGCGATGCCGGTGACCGAGAGCGGGATCCCCACACTCGCCGCGGCCGAGAGGATCGCGGGGTGCCCGACGCCGTAGCCGATGCGCAGCGCGGCGAGGCCGTACGCCTTCGAGAAGGTGCGCAGCACGATGACGTTCGGATGATCCCGCAGCACGTCCTCGCCGCGCACCGCCTCGGGGTCGGTGACGAACTCGCGGTAGGCCTCGTCGAGCACCACGAGGGTGTCGGAGGGCACGCGCGCCATGAAGCGCTCGAACTCGGCGCGGCGGATCGCGGGGCCGGTCGGGTTGTTGGGCGTGCAGAGCAGGATCACGCGCGTGCGATCGGTGATCGCCGCCGCCATGGCGTCGAGGTCGTGCTCGGCGCCCGCGGTCAGCGGCACCGCCACGCCGGAGGCGCCGGAGGCGAGACCGAGCGCGGGATACGCCTCGAAACTCGGCCACGCGTAGAGGTACTCGTCTCCGCTGCCGGCTGCGGCGTGCACCAGCTGGTAGA
This DNA window, taken from Leucobacter tenebrionis, encodes the following:
- a CDS encoding histidinol-phosphate transaminase — translated: MSENAAPPVRIRADVLATPAYRQGATPTKPGFKLSSNENPFSPLPGVLEAIARRSEESNRYAAAAMPELRAGLAGEFGVSLDHVHLAAGSVAILYQLVHAAAGSGDEYLYAWPSFEAYPALGLASGASGVAVPLTAGAEHDLDAMAAAITDRTRVILLCTPNNPTGPAIRRAEFERFMARVPSDTLVVLDEAYREFVTDPEAVRGEDVLRDHPNVIVLRTFSKAYGLAALRIGYGVGHPAILSAAASVGIPLSVTGIAESAALASLTPEARTVHAERIAEIVRRRDALAAGLRELGLAVPEAQGNFVWIPEGGERGGIGDSQALAAAFAEAGTLVRPFAGHGVRISAGEAESLDEVLRVVRGFLAG